From the genome of Pseudomonas sp. WJP1:
GCGTCCTACCAGTTCCACGGTGCCTTGGGTGGCCTCGGGGGAGAGTCCGGCCACATGCGGGCTGAGGATGACGTTCGCCAGGACCTTGAGGGCGTCCGGCACCTTGGGTTCGGCATCAAACACATCCAGTGCGGCACCGGCGATCCGCCGTTGCTCGAGCGCGGTGATCAGGTCGGCGGTGACCACCACGCTGGCACGGGCGATGTTGACGAAAAAACCATTGGGCCCCAGGGCCTCGAGCACCTGTCGGTTGATCAGGTGCTTGGTGCCCAGGCCCCCGGGGGTGGCAGCGATCAGGAAGTCTGAGGCACGGGCCAGTTCGGTGGGCGTCGAGCAGAACTTGTAGGGCACATCGCTGCGGTGCTGGCGGTTGTGGTAACTCACCGTCATGTCGAAACCTGCGGCAGCGCGTTTGGCGATGGCCATGCCGACCGCACCGAGGCCGAGAATGCCCAGGCGCTTGCCGGCCAGGGACGGACGCATGATTTTTGGCCATTCGCCCCGGCGTACGGCGGCGTCGCAGCGGGGGACGTCGCGCACCAGCGACAGCAGCAGCGCCATGGCATGGTCTGCCACCGAGGAGGCGTTGACCCCGGCGCCATTGGTCACGGTGATGCCCCGGTCGGCGGCGGCTTGCAGGTCGACCTGTTCATAGCCTGCGCCAATCACGCAGATGATCTTGAGGTTGGGCAGGGCGGCGATTTCATCGGCATAGAGACCGAGCGGGCCGCGGGTCAGGACAGCGTCGATCTGGCCGCTGTGACGGGTGATGGCCTCGGCGCGCTCGGCGGGCGTGGGCGCCAAAATCAGGTGAAATCCCTGATGTTCGAGAATGGGCAGGTAATCATTGATGGTTTCAACCAGTACCAGAACGGTTGCAGGCATGCTTTGCTCCTGTGGGCAGCGGACAGTCGGGCTCGAACGTCGGTCGAGAGTGCTGGTTGCGAACCAATTTGGCAATCTCACTGTCTTCGCTCCTCAGTGTAGGAGCTAGCGAAGCCTGCGATCTTTTAAAGCCACGGAATATTTTTGATGCCAGCGAATTTTCAGGCCGGGGCAGGGGGCTCAATCAGAAACGTCTGGGCCGCCTCGAGGATTTCCTCCGACAGGGCGTCGCCCCGGGTGGCCCGCGCTAGGGTCAGCGCGCCGACCATCAGTGAATACTGCACCAGCGCCTGCTGCCGCTTTTCGGCGGCATCGTCCGAATCCATCAGTTCGCCCAGGGCATCGAGCAGCCGGTTCAGGCCGGCCATGAACGGCTCGCGCAAGCCGCTTTCGGCGTGCTCGTGGCACATGTCGCCGGCAAAGGCCACCACCGGGCAGCTTTCACCGGGGTTGTCGCGGCTGTAGACCGAAAGGTAAGGCTTGATCAGGGCCTGGCGCGCCGCCACTTTGTCGTCGCCCTGGGTGATTCGTTCGCGCCAGCGCGTACCCACCTCCTTGAAGGCCCGCTCGCTGGCCTCCCTGGCCAGCGCTTCCTTGGACTGGAAGTGACCATAGAAACCGCCATGGGTCAGGCCCGCCGCCGCCATTACATCGACGACGCTGATCCCGTGCAGGCCGCGTTCGCGAAACAACCGTGTGGCGGCCTCGACGATGATTTCGCGGTTGAGGTCGGCTTGTTTGCGGGAAACGCGGGGCATGGGCGGCTCACAGGTCAATTAGTTGGCGATCAGAGGGCGTATTGGGCAATGCCATTGCCGAACGACCAGTTCTCTTTTTTCACTTCCACCAGATTAATGAAAACATCCTCCAGGCGCACGGCCAGCTGCGTGTTGAGGCTTTCGACGATGGTCTTGTAGAGCAGCTTTTTCTGCTCCAGGGTTCGGCCTTCGCTCAGGGTGATCTGGATGACCACCAGGTTGTCGGTGCGCTGGATGCCCAGGTACTGGGGGTCGAAGATGAAATGCTGTTCGTCGTGTTCGGCGAGGATCTGGAAGTTGTCGTTCTCCGGCACGCCAATCGCGCTGCGCAGGGCGGCGTAGATCAGTTGTCCGACGCGTTTGGCGTAGGTGGGGTCCTGCTGTTTCTTGAGGTCGACGCGAACCAGTGGCATGGGATGACTCCGGAGGGTTGACAGGTTCGTTAAAAATACATGATGGACGACCTTTATCAATGCTGGATTGGCGATTACCGATGAGTTGATGCAAATCCATGTGGGAGCGAGCCTGCTCGCGATAGCGATGTATCAGCCAACGCGGGTGTTGAATCCGCCGCCGCCATCGCGAGCAGGCTCGCTCCCACAGGGTTGTGCATTGTTGTAAATTTTCCAAATTGGAACCACCGTTCCTCACCTAAGTCTTTGCTTCTGTTCACTAATCCTCCAGAATCGCGCCCCTGTTTCGGCCAGGGCGCTGCCTGTCGGGTATTCCGACGCGTCCCGGCCGGGTGGCAAGTGACCGGAATGTGGAGATCCCACCGGATGAATGATCAGGCCAATAGCGTTAACGAACGCTTTGTAGCAGCGACACCCGCAACTCTTTCGAGCTGGAATCGCCAGGACACCACCTGGATGCTGGGCTTGTTTGGTACGGCGATTGGCGCGGGAACCCTGTTTTTACCGATCAATGCAGGCCTGGGCGGCTTCTGGCCGCTGCTGATCCTGACATTGCTGGCGTTCCCGATGACGTTCTACGCACACCGCGGCCTGACCCGCTTTGTGCTGTCCGGCCGCGAAGGCGCGGACATCACCGAGGTGGTGGAGGAGCATTTCGGCATCAAGGCCGGCGCGCTGATTACCTTGCTGTACTTCTTCGCCATTTTCCCGATCCTGCTGATTTACAGCGTGGCCCTGACCAACACCGTGGGCAGTTTCCTTGAGCATCAACTGCACATCATGCCGCCACCGCGCGCCGTGCTGTCGCTGGTGCTGATCCTCGGCCTGCTGGCGGTGGTGCGTTGTGGTGAGCAGCTGATCGTCAAGGCCATGAGCCTGATGGTCTACCCGTTCATCGTCGCCCTGCTGTTCCTGGCGGTGTACCTGGTTCCCCACTGGAACGGCGGCATCCTGGCCACCGCCAGCGATGTACCGGCGCCGTCGGCGTTGCTGCACACCCTGTGGCTGGCGATTCCGGTGATGGTGTTCTCGTTCAACCATTCGCCGATCATTTCGGCGTTCGCCGTGGATCAGAAGCGTCGTTACGGCGAGCACGCCGAGGAGCGCAGTTCGCAGATCCTGTCCCGCGCCCACTTGCTGATGGTGGTGATGGTGCTGTTCTTCGTCTTCAGTTGCGTGCTGACCCTGTCGCCGGCACAACTGGCCGAGGCAAAGGCACAGAACCTGTCGATCCTGTCGTACCTGGCCAACCATTTCAGCAACCCGACCATCGCCTTCGCGGCGCCGTTGATTGCCTTCGTGGCCATCTCCAAGTCGTTCCTGGGGCACTACATCGGTGCAAGCGAAGGCCTCAAGGGCCTGATCGTCAAGAGCGGCAAGCGTCCGGCAGCCAAGACCCTGGACCGCATCGTCGCGGCATTCATGCTGGTGGTGTGCTGGATCGTCGCCACGCTGAACCCGAGCATCCTCGGCATGATCGAAACCCTGGGTGGCCCGGTGATCGCGGCGATCCTGTTCCTGATGCCGATGTATGCCATCCGCAAGGTGCCGGCCATGGCGCGCTATCGTGGCCAGGCGTCGAACGTGTTTGTGGTGGCGGTAGGCCTGGTAGCTATCTCGGCGTTGATCTATTCGCTGACCGCCTGACCCCGTCACTCTGATCGTTCCCACGCTCCGCGTGGGAATGCAGCCCTGGACGCTCCGTGTCCCTTTCCAGAGCTGGAACGCGGAGCGTCCCTTGAGGCATTCCCACGCAGAGCGTGGGAACGATTAGCGCGGAGTTCCTGAAGGCATAAAAAAACGCCGCTCATCTCACGATGGGCGGCGTTTTTTATTGCTCTGTAACGTTAGGCTTGAACGACCGGGATGTTGGCGTTCGCAGCAGCTTCACGGAACTCGGCGATCTGGTCGAAGGACAGGTAGCGGTAGACATCGGCCGCCATGCTGTCGATCTTGCCAGCGTATTCCATGTACTCCTCGACGGTCGGCAGGCGACCCAGGATGGAAGCCACGGATGCCAGCTCAGCCGAAGCCAGGTAGACGTTCGCGCCGTCACCCAGACGGTTCGGGAAGTTACGGGTCGAAGTCGACACAACGGTCGAGTTCGGCTCTACACGTGCCTGGTTACCCATGCACAGCGAGCAGCCCGGCATTTCCATGCGCGCGCCAGCCTTGCCGTAGATGCCGTAGTAGCCTTCTTCGGTCAGTTGGTGAGCGTCCATCTTGGTCGGCGGCGACAGCCACAGACGGGTTGGCAGCTGACCCTTGACCTGCTCCAGCAACTTGCCGGCAGCACGGAAGTGGCCGATGTTGGTCATGCAGGAACCGATGAACACTTCGTCGATCTTCTCGCCAGCAACGCTGGAGAGCAGGCGAGCGTCGTCCGGGTCGTTCGGAGCGCACAGTACAGGCTCCTTGATGTCGGCCAGGTCGATCTCGATGACTTCGGCGTACTCGGCGTCCTTGTCCGCTTCCAGCAGCTCAGGGTTGGCCAGCCAGGCTTCCATCGCCTGGGCACGACGCTCCAGGGTGCGTGCATCGCCGTAGCCTTCGCCGATCATCCAGCGCAGCAGGGTGATGTTGGACTGCAGGTATTCAGCGATCGACTCTTTCGACAGCTGGATGGTGCAACCGGCAGCCGAACGTTCAGCCGAGGCGTCGGACAGTTCGAAGGCTTGCTCGACGGTCAGCTTAGGCAGGCCTTCGATCTCCAGGATGCGACCGGAGAAAGCGTTCTTCTTGCCTTTCTTCTCTACGGTCAGCAGCCCGGACTGGATCGCGTAGTAAGGAATGGCGTGAACCAGGTCACGCAGGGTGACGCCTGGTTGCAGTTCGCCCTTGAAGCGAACCAGGATCGACTCAGGCATGTCCAGCGGCATGACGCCAGTGGCTGCGGCGAACGCAACCAGGCCGGAACCGGCCGGGAACGAGATGCCGATCGGGAAACGGGTGTGCGAGTCGCCACCGGTACCGACGGTGTCTGGCAGCAGCATGCGGTTCAGCCACGAGTGGATGATGCCGTCGCCCGGACGCAGGGAAACGCCGCCGCGGGTCATGATGAAGTCAGGCAGGGTGTGGTGGGTGGTCACGTCGATCGGCTTTGGATAAGCCGCGGTGTGGCAGAAGGACTGCATCACCAGGTCGGTCGAGAAGCCCAGGCACGCCAGGTCTTTCAGTTCGTCACGGGTCATTGGACCTGTGGTGTCCTGGGAACCCACGGTGGTCATCTTCGGTTCGCAGTAGGTGCCCGGGCGAACGCCGGTCACGCCGCAAGCCTTGCCGACCATTTTCTGCGCCAGGGTGAAACCCTTGGTGCTTTCAGCCGGTGCTTCAGGCTTCTTGAACAGCGTCGAAGGTGGCAGACCCAGCTCGGCGCGAGCCTTCTCGGTCAGGCCACGGCCGATGATCAGCGGGATACGGCCGCCAGCACGAACTTCGTCCAACAGGACCGGGGTCTTCATTTCGAAGGTGGTCAGGACTTCATCGGTGCCGTGCTTGCAGACTTTACCAGCATGCGGGTACAGGTCGATCACGTCGCCCATGTGCATGTTGGAAACGTCGAATTCGATTGGCAGTGCGCCAGCATCTTCCATGGTGTTGTAGAAGATCGGGGCAATCTTGCTGCCGAAGCAGAAGCCGCCGGCACGCTTGTTCGGCACGTAGGGAACGTCGTCGCCGAAGAACCACAGTACCGAGTTGGTGGCCGATTTACGCGAAGAACCGGTACCGACCACGTCGCCAACGTAGGCGATCGGGAAGCCGGCGTTGCGCATTTCTTCGATCTGCTTCATCGGGCCGGTGACGCCTTGTGCGTCAGGCACGATGCCGTCGCGTGCCATTTTCAGCATGGCCAGGGCGTGCAGCGGGATGTCCGGGCGGGACCAGGCATCAGGCGCAGGGGACAGGTCGTCGGTGTTGGTCTCGCCAGTCACCTTGAACACGCGCAGGCTGATCTTGTCGGCCAGGGTAGGGCGCTTGACGAACCATTCGCCGTCAGCCCAGGATTGCAGTACGCCCTTGGCGTGAACGTTGCCGTTCTTGGCTTTTTCAGCCACGTCGTGGAAGGCGTCGAACATCAGCAGGGTGTGCTTGAGTTCTTCGGCAGCGACTGGCGCCAGCTCGGCGTCGTCCAGCAGGTTGACCAGGGTCACGATGTTGTAGCCACCCTGCATGGTGCCGAGCAGTTCAACAGCGCGCTTCTTGTCGATCAGGGGGGATTGGGCTTCGCCTTTGGCTATGGCGGACAGGAAGCCGGCCTTGACATAGGCTGCTTCGTCCACTCCAGGCGGAACGCGATTGGTGATCAGGTCAACGAGGAATGCTTCTTCGCCAGCCGGGGGATTCTTCAGCAGCTCGACCAGGCCTGCAGTTTGTTCGGCGTTAAGCGGCTGGGGAACGATACCCAGTGCTGCGCGCTCTTCGATATGTTTGCGGTAGGCTTCAAGCACAGTTATTACCCTCATCAGTGGTCCCAAATGGGTGTCCGGGACGCTCATCCCGAAATTGCCGTACTCATGCGCTGCATGGCGTTGTGAGCCACTTAGCCAGAATTACCGACAATTCCTTACAGAAGCTGCTTTCAAAGTTTTACGCCTGCAGAACGGGAGCTGATGAGGGTTGGCGCAAGGCTTTTCCCCGCTGGAAAAACCCTTCGCCAACACCGCTCTGAAGGAACGACTGTGCTCGTGACGCTTTGAAAACAGCTTCTAACGGACATTGGCGCCTAAAAAGGCAGGCTGATTCTACGGCAAAAAAAAATTAAAGGTAAGTTGGCGACTGAAACTTTGAGGGGTGATCAATGTTAGACAAAGGGCTAACATGCCATCCTGTTTTGCTTTTCGCGTTTTGCCTACCTATGCCCAATCAGACCATCAAGACCCCCTGCGTCGGCCTTTGCTCCACTGTTTACGGTGACTTGGTGTGCCGTGGCTGCAAGCGTTTCCACCACGAAGTGATTCACTGGAACGGCTACAACGAGGAAGAAAAACGCGCGGTGTGGCTGCGTCTGGAGCAATTGTTGTCCCAGGTGATGGCGGCCAAGGTGGAAATTTTCGACCCGGCGCTGCTGAGAATGCAGCTGGAGCAGCGCAAGATCCGCTTTGTGCCACACCAGTCCGTGTATTGCTGGGCCTACCAATTGATCGCCCGGGGCGCGCGGGTCATCAACAACCTGGAAGCCTACGGGATGGTGCTGTTGCCAGAGTTTCGCGACTGGAACCTGCCGGAACTGCGCGACGCCATCGATCGGGAGTTTTTCCTGCTCTCCGAGGCGCATTACCAGCGCTACATTGCGCCGGGGTTTTTGAAAGACGCGTTTGGCGGTTAATTTTTAAAAGCTTCGCGGGCAAGCCTCGCTCCTACGAGCGAAGGCGATTTACCCGGCGCTGCAAATCTCAATGCTTGACCGCCAACTCCTCCAGGTGATCCTCAACCTCCTGCGGCTTGAGCACCAGAACATCGCTCTCCACTGCATCAAGCACCACTTCGGCGGTATTGCCGATCAACGTCCCCGATAATCCGCTGCGCGCCACGGTGCCGATCACGGTCACCGCTGCCTGCAGTTTGTGCACCATGAACGGAATCAGCACATCCGCCGGACCCTCGGCGATGTGCAGGTGTTCGTTGTCGATGTCGAACTCGGCCTGGAACGCCTGGCACTGTTCGCGATAGCGTGCCTCGATGGTTTCGCTCAGCTGCAATGTA
Proteins encoded in this window:
- a CDS encoding serine/threonine transporter gives rise to the protein MNDQANSVNERFVAATPATLSSWNRQDTTWMLGLFGTAIGAGTLFLPINAGLGGFWPLLILTLLAFPMTFYAHRGLTRFVLSGREGADITEVVEEHFGIKAGALITLLYFFAIFPILLIYSVALTNTVGSFLEHQLHIMPPPRAVLSLVLILGLLAVVRCGEQLIVKAMSLMVYPFIVALLFLAVYLVPHWNGGILATASDVPAPSALLHTLWLAIPVMVFSFNHSPIISAFAVDQKRRYGEHAEERSSQILSRAHLLMVVMVLFFVFSCVLTLSPAQLAEAKAQNLSILSYLANHFSNPTIAFAAPLIAFVAISKSFLGHYIGASEGLKGLIVKSGKRPAAKTLDRIVAAFMLVVCWIVATLNPSILGMIETLGGPVIAAILFLMPMYAIRKVPAMARYRGQASNVFVVAVGLVAISALIYSLTA
- a CDS encoding tautomerase family protein, with the translated sequence MPLVRVDLKKQQDPTYAKRVGQLIYAALRSAIGVPENDNFQILAEHDEQHFIFDPQYLGIQRTDNLVVIQITLSEGRTLEQKKLLYKTIVESLNTQLAVRLEDVFINLVEVKKENWSFGNGIAQYAL
- a CDS encoding DUF1289 domain-containing protein; this translates as MPNQTIKTPCVGLCSTVYGDLVCRGCKRFHHEVIHWNGYNEEEKRAVWLRLEQLLSQVMAAKVEIFDPALLRMQLEQRKIRFVPHQSVYCWAYQLIARGARVINNLEAYGMVLLPEFRDWNLPELRDAIDREFFLLSEAHYQRYIAPGFLKDAFGG
- a CDS encoding TetR/AcrR family transcriptional regulator, with amino-acid sequence MPRVSRKQADLNREIIVEAATRLFRERGLHGISVVDVMAAAGLTHGGFYGHFQSKEALAREASERAFKEVGTRWRERITQGDDKVAARQALIKPYLSVYSRDNPGESCPVVAFAGDMCHEHAESGLREPFMAGLNRLLDALGELMDSDDAAEKRQQALVQYSLMVGALTLARATRGDALSEEILEAAQTFLIEPPAPA
- a CDS encoding 2-hydroxyacid dehydrogenase, with product MPATVLVLVETINDYLPILEHQGFHLILAPTPAERAEAITRHSGQIDAVLTRGPLGLYADEIAALPNLKIICVIGAGYEQVDLQAAADRGITVTNGAGVNASSVADHAMALLLSLVRDVPRCDAAVRRGEWPKIMRPSLAGKRLGILGLGAVGMAIAKRAAAGFDMTVSYHNRQHRSDVPYKFCSTPTELARASDFLIAATPGGLGTKHLINRQVLEALGPNGFFVNIARASVVVTADLITALEQRRIAGAALDVFDAEPKVPDALKVLANVILSPHVAGLSPEATQGTVELVGRNLVAFFSGQPVLTPIELPKDITQAVQ
- the acnB gene encoding bifunctional aconitate hydratase 2/2-methylisocitrate dehydratase → MLEAYRKHIEERAALGIVPQPLNAEQTAGLVELLKNPPAGEEAFLVDLITNRVPPGVDEAAYVKAGFLSAIAKGEAQSPLIDKKRAVELLGTMQGGYNIVTLVNLLDDAELAPVAAEELKHTLLMFDAFHDVAEKAKNGNVHAKGVLQSWADGEWFVKRPTLADKISLRVFKVTGETNTDDLSPAPDAWSRPDIPLHALAMLKMARDGIVPDAQGVTGPMKQIEEMRNAGFPIAYVGDVVGTGSSRKSATNSVLWFFGDDVPYVPNKRAGGFCFGSKIAPIFYNTMEDAGALPIEFDVSNMHMGDVIDLYPHAGKVCKHGTDEVLTTFEMKTPVLLDEVRAGGRIPLIIGRGLTEKARAELGLPPSTLFKKPEAPAESTKGFTLAQKMVGKACGVTGVRPGTYCEPKMTTVGSQDTTGPMTRDELKDLACLGFSTDLVMQSFCHTAAYPKPIDVTTHHTLPDFIMTRGGVSLRPGDGIIHSWLNRMLLPDTVGTGGDSHTRFPIGISFPAGSGLVAFAAATGVMPLDMPESILVRFKGELQPGVTLRDLVHAIPYYAIQSGLLTVEKKGKKNAFSGRILEIEGLPKLTVEQAFELSDASAERSAAGCTIQLSKESIAEYLQSNITLLRWMIGEGYGDARTLERRAQAMEAWLANPELLEADKDAEYAEVIEIDLADIKEPVLCAPNDPDDARLLSSVAGEKIDEVFIGSCMTNIGHFRAAGKLLEQVKGQLPTRLWLSPPTKMDAHQLTEEGYYGIYGKAGARMEMPGCSLCMGNQARVEPNSTVVSTSTRNFPNRLGDGANVYLASAELASVASILGRLPTVEEYMEYAGKIDSMAADVYRYLSFDQIAEFREAAANANIPVVQA